In one window of Methanoculleus chikugoensis DNA:
- a CDS encoding DUF5320 domain-containing protein, which translates to MPEFDGTGPRGMGPMAGRRMGRCVLPPQPPAEGSTAGETGEIAREAPVQQSVYSLGRGGIPYGCGRGRGFGGGRRRRR; encoded by the coding sequence ATGCCAGAATTCGATGGTACCGGGCCCCGGGGTATGGGGCCGATGGCCGGGCGGCGCATGGGCCGGTGTGTCCTGCCGCCGCAGCCGCCGGCAGAGGGCAGCACTGCCGGAGAGACGGGCGAGATCGCCCGCGAGGCACCGGTGCAGCAGTCGGTTTACAGCCTCGGGCGAGGCGGAATCCCATACGGGTGCGGCCGTGGCCGCGGCTTCGGCGGCGGACGCAGGCGCCGGCGGTGA